In the Eptesicus fuscus isolate TK198812 chromosome 12, DD_ASM_mEF_20220401, whole genome shotgun sequence genome, one interval contains:
- the DEFB124 gene encoding beta-defensin 124 produces MTQLLLLIVFLLVLGHVPPGRSEFKRCWNGQGACRTYCTRHETFMHLCPDASLCCIPYGIKPAAPHKPQNV; encoded by the exons ATGACACAGCTGCTTCTGCTCATTGTGTTTCTCCTGGTCCTGGGTCATGTGCCTCCAG GGAGAAGTGAATTCAAGCGGTGCTGGAATGGCCAAGGAGCCTGCCGGACTTACTGCACCAGGCACGAGACCTTCATGCACCTGTGCCCGGATGCCTCCCTGTGCTGTATCCCCTACGGCATCAAGCCTGCAGCGCCCCACAAGCCACAGAATGTGTAG
- the REM1 gene encoding GTP-binding protein REM 1, translated as MTLNTQQEAKTPLRRRASTPLPLASRGRQPGLCAAPSASTQSRHPRLGQSASLNPPRQQPAPAPDGWSSESSDSEGSWEALYRVVLLGDPGVGKTSLASLFAGRPERELHEQLGEDVYERTLTVDGEDTTLLVMDTWEAEKLDESWSQESCLQVGSAYVIVYSIADRGSFESASELRIQLRRTHQADHVPIILVGNKADLARCREVSVEEGRACAVVFDCKFIETSATLQHNVAELFEGVVRQLRLRRQDGSTRDSPAPRRRASFGQRARRFLARLTARSARRRALKARSKSCHNLAVL; from the exons ATGACACTAAACACCCAGCAAGAAGCAAAGACGCCCCTGCGACGGCGAGCCAGCACCCCGCTGCCCCTGGCCTCCCGGGGccgccagcctggcctgtgcgcGGCGCCTTCCGCTTCCACACAATCCCGGCACCCACGGCTGGGCCAGTCGGCCTCCCTCAACCCTCCCCGCCAGCAACCTGCACCTGCCCCCGACGGCTGGTCCTCTGAATCCAGCGACTCTGAAGGCTCCTGGGAGGCCCTCTACCGCGTGGTGCTGCTGGGAGACCCCGGCGTGGGGAAGACCAGCCTGGCCAGCCTCTTCGCGGGGAGGCCGGAGCGGGAGCTCCACGAACAGCTGGGAG AAGACGTGTACGAGAGGACCCTCACAGTGGATGGAGAAGACACCACACTGCTGGTCATGGACACCTGGGAGGCTGAGAAACTG GATGAAAGctggagccaggagtcctgcctGCAGGTGGGCAGTGCCTACGTCATCGTGTACTCCATCGCAGACAGAGGCAGCTTCGAGAGCGCCTCTGAGCTCCGCATTCAGCTAAGGCGCACACATCAGGCGGACCATGTGCCCATCATCCTGGTGGGCAACAAGGCGGACCTGGCACGCTGCCGGGAAGTCTCCGTGGAAG AGGGACGCGCCTGCGCTGTCGTGTTCGACTGCAAGTTCATCGAGACCTCAGCCACCCTGCAGCACAACGTGGCCGAGCTCTTCGAGGGCGTGGTGCGCCAGCTGCGCCTGCGCCGCCAGGACGGCAGCACCCGGGACTCCCCCGCGCCTCGACGGCGGGCGAGCTTCGGCCAGCGAGCTCGGCGCTTCTTGGCGCGCCTGACAGCCCGCAGCGCCCGCCGCCGGGCCCTCAAGGCCCGCTCCAAGTCCTGCCACAACCTGGCCGTGCTCtga